A window of Cellulomonas fimi contains these coding sequences:
- a CDS encoding DUF6350 family protein, with protein sequence MSAAGPRAGRPPATTTRPGRRTGTGDPGRSAFFTSALDGAPRWATGALAALQAAVLSLAALTIPAVAAFVATSADPSNAGVAWPQAVGVGAAVWLLGHGVPVTVASTTVTLVPLGVSLLALFTCYASARRSGVATRSAYAAAVAAYAAAAGLVALLVGGGAGAAGRAVVGGVVVGALGLGGGLLRRPEAPSLRVVTRPAWSRVAPWARVGGTGGVLAVALLVAVSALVVTLWVVAGRATVGDVVRGLNLDAVGGVVLAVGELAFLPNLVVWALAWLAGPGFAVGLGSTFSSTEVVPTPLPAVPMLGGLPAPDLVGPVTAGAPAVLVIVGLVAGWYLHRRLRPATAWHAAAACGVTAGTAGVLVAVLVTLASGAAGPGRMASVGAHGWAVGGMVALGVLVGSALVAVLGDPFVRAAVRRVLRVRDRDGVVPAED encoded by the coding sequence ATGAGCGCCGCAGGACCCCGCGCGGGACGACCGCCCGCCACGACGACCCGACCGGGCCGCCGCACGGGCACCGGCGACCCTGGCCGGTCCGCGTTCTTCACGAGCGCCCTCGACGGTGCCCCGCGGTGGGCGACCGGCGCGCTCGCGGCGCTGCAGGCCGCCGTGCTGTCGCTCGCCGCGCTCACGATCCCGGCCGTCGCGGCCTTCGTCGCGACGTCCGCCGACCCGAGCAACGCGGGCGTCGCGTGGCCGCAGGCCGTCGGCGTCGGCGCGGCGGTGTGGCTGCTGGGGCACGGGGTGCCCGTGACCGTCGCGAGCACGACCGTCACGCTCGTGCCGCTCGGCGTGAGCCTGCTCGCGCTGTTCACCTGCTACGCCTCGGCGCGGCGCTCCGGCGTCGCGACCCGGTCCGCCTACGCCGCCGCGGTCGCCGCGTACGCCGCCGCCGCGGGTCTCGTGGCGCTGCTCGTCGGAGGCGGGGCGGGCGCCGCGGGGCGCGCGGTCGTCGGCGGCGTCGTGGTCGGCGCGCTCGGGCTGGGCGGCGGCCTCCTGCGCCGGCCCGAGGCGCCCTCGCTGCGTGTCGTGACGCGGCCGGCGTGGTCCCGGGTCGCGCCGTGGGCGCGGGTCGGCGGCACCGGGGGAGTGCTCGCCGTCGCGCTGCTGGTCGCCGTGTCGGCCCTGGTCGTGACGCTGTGGGTCGTCGCCGGTCGTGCCACGGTCGGTGACGTGGTGCGCGGCCTCAACCTCGACGCGGTCGGCGGCGTCGTGCTGGCCGTCGGCGAGCTCGCCTTCCTGCCGAACCTCGTCGTCTGGGCGCTCGCCTGGCTCGCGGGGCCGGGCTTCGCGGTCGGGCTCGGCAGCACGTTCTCGTCGACCGAGGTCGTGCCCACGCCGCTGCCGGCCGTCCCGATGCTCGGCGGGCTGCCCGCGCCGGACCTCGTCGGCCCGGTGACCGCGGGCGCCCCGGCGGTGCTGGTCATCGTCGGCCTCGTCGCAGGCTGGTACCTGCACCGCCGGCTGCGTCCGGCGACCGCGTGGCACGCCGCCGCGGCGTGCGGGGTGACCGCGGGGACCGCGGGCGTCCTGGTCGCGGTGCTCGTCACGCTCGCGAGCGGCGCGGCGGGTCCGGGTCGCATGGCGTCGGTCGGGGCGCACGGCTGGGCGGTCGGCGGGATGGTCGCGCTCGGCGTGCTCGTCGGCTCGGCGCTCGTCGCGGTGCTCGGCGACCCGTTCGTGCGGGCGGCCGTCCGCCGGGTCCTGCGGGTCCGCGACCGCGACGGCGTGGTCCCGGCCGAGGACTGA
- a CDS encoding DUF3017 domain-containing protein, whose product MVQERVGPQWPRMTDESSSAEPGLPPSTGPIPVEEAPLDPRAIARASLDAARNASLWWTSAGVVLSVVVAFVVGARAGAYTLAGVMAVCGVVRAVRSSPGPVAISVRSKTIDLLVLFGAALCLGVLAHSLPPGA is encoded by the coding sequence ATGGTGCAGGAGCGGGTCGGACCGCAGTGGCCGCGGATGACGGACGAGTCGTCGTCGGCGGAGCCCGGCCTGCCGCCGTCCACCGGGCCGATCCCCGTGGAGGAGGCCCCGCTCGACCCGCGGGCCATCGCGCGCGCGTCCCTCGACGCGGCACGCAACGCGTCGCTGTGGTGGACGAGCGCCGGCGTGGTGCTCTCCGTGGTCGTCGCGTTCGTCGTCGGCGCCCGCGCCGGTGCCTACACGCTCGCGGGCGTCATGGCGGTGTGCGGTGTCGTGCGTGCCGTGCGGTCCTCGCCCGGGCCGGTCGCGATCTCGGTCCGGTCCAAGACGATCGACCTGCTCGTGCTGTTCGGCGCCGCGCTGTGCCTGGGCGTCCTCGCGCACTCCCTCCCGCCCGGCGCCTGA
- a CDS encoding aquaporin — MSHDTPDQTAGAPDAKAAAGPAPATGFAKPGDTPGTPSVPPVPAAGSDEEVDAYVVPAGTVVTSGPGLLARLGAEAFGTFVLVLAGVGTALYAAVTQAGPLAVALAFGIAVFAGIAAVGHVSGGHFNPAVTFGAVLAGRTSWRDLLPYWLAQLVGAAAATAVLFVVVTTLPALAAQERGFFSATSNGFAEHSPIAAQAGEGFSWIGAGLIELVVTAVFVGVILGVTDRRATSSGAAPVAIGLTLAALLLVAIPVTNGSLNPARSVATAIFSESWAWEQIWLFWAAPLLGAAIAALVYRAFASEPVEDNLFEEDDVYVTTDDVLVVEDRKA, encoded by the coding sequence ATGTCCCACGACACGCCTGACCAGACCGCCGGCGCGCCCGACGCGAAGGCCGCCGCCGGACCCGCCCCCGCGACCGGCTTCGCGAAGCCCGGCGACACCCCCGGAACGCCGTCCGTGCCGCCCGTCCCGGCGGCCGGCAGCGACGAGGAGGTCGACGCGTACGTCGTGCCCGCCGGCACGGTCGTCACCTCGGGCCCCGGCCTGCTGGCCCGGCTCGGCGCCGAGGCGTTCGGCACGTTCGTGCTCGTCCTCGCGGGTGTCGGCACCGCGCTGTACGCCGCGGTGACGCAGGCCGGCCCGCTCGCGGTCGCGCTCGCGTTCGGCATCGCGGTCTTCGCCGGCATCGCCGCCGTCGGCCACGTGTCCGGCGGCCACTTCAACCCCGCCGTGACGTTCGGTGCGGTGCTCGCCGGCCGGACCTCGTGGCGCGACCTGCTCCCCTACTGGCTCGCGCAGCTCGTCGGCGCGGCCGCCGCGACGGCGGTGCTGTTCGTCGTCGTCACCACGCTCCCCGCGCTGGCGGCGCAGGAGCGCGGGTTCTTCTCGGCCACGTCGAACGGCTTCGCCGAGCACTCGCCGATCGCCGCTCAGGCCGGCGAGGGCTTCTCGTGGATCGGTGCGGGCCTCATCGAGCTCGTCGTGACCGCCGTGTTCGTCGGCGTGATCCTCGGCGTCACGGACCGTCGGGCGACGTCCTCCGGCGCGGCCCCCGTCGCGATCGGGCTCACGCTCGCGGCGCTGCTGCTCGTCGCCATCCCCGTGACGAACGGCTCGCTCAACCCCGCCCGCTCGGTCGCGACCGCGATCTTCTCCGAGTCGTGGGCGTGGGAGCAGATCTGGCTGTTCTGGGCCGCGCCGCTGCTCGGCGCCGCGATCGCCGCGCTCGTCTACCGCGCGTTCGCGTCGGAGCCGGTCGAGGACAACCTCTTCGAGGAGGACGACGTCTACGTCACGACCGACGACGTGCTCGTCGTGGAGGACCGCAAGGCCTGA
- the purN gene encoding phosphoribosylglycinamide formyltransferase, producing the protein MTPPADPTATRPGPQEDRPATRAAGRLVVLVSGTGSNLAALLDAHDDPAFGARVVGVVSDRPGIRALDIAREAGVPTAVVSLKDFPDRAAWDIGIAEAIAVFAPDLVVEAGFMKILGAPSLDRFGGRIVNTHPALLPSFPGAHGVRDALAYGVKVTGCSVIVIDEGVDSGPIVAQEAVPVLPGDDEESLHERIKVVERRLLVECVGRIAREGLRVDGRTAVIGA; encoded by the coding sequence GTGACGCCGCCCGCCGACCCCACCGCCACCCGCCCCGGCCCGCAGGAGGACCGTCCGGCCACGCGAGCCGCGGGACGGCTCGTCGTCCTCGTCTCGGGCACGGGCTCCAACCTGGCGGCGCTGCTGGACGCGCACGACGACCCGGCCTTCGGCGCGCGGGTGGTCGGCGTCGTGTCCGACCGGCCGGGCATCCGGGCGCTCGACATCGCCCGGGAGGCGGGCGTCCCGACGGCCGTCGTGTCGCTCAAGGACTTCCCCGACCGTGCCGCGTGGGACATCGGGATCGCCGAGGCCATCGCGGTGTTCGCCCCTGACCTCGTCGTCGAGGCGGGGTTCATGAAGATCCTCGGGGCGCCGTCGCTCGACCGGTTCGGCGGCCGCATCGTCAACACGCACCCCGCGCTGCTGCCGTCCTTCCCGGGCGCGCACGGCGTGCGCGACGCGCTCGCGTACGGCGTCAAGGTCACGGGGTGCAGCGTCATCGTGATCGACGAGGGCGTGGACAGCGGTCCGATCGTCGCGCAGGAGGCGGTCCCGGTGCTGCCCGGCGACGACGAGGAGTCGCTGCACGAGCGCATCAAGGTCGTCGAGCGCCGGCTCCTCGTCGAGTGCGTCGGCCGGATCGCCCGCGAAGGGCTGCGTGTCGACGGGCGCACGGCGGTCATCGGCGCCTGA
- a CDS encoding NAD(P)/FAD-dependent oxidoreductase — protein MTSRTTAAAPAHRSAARTAPEESGATGVPPREVLVVGAGLAATQTVAALRERGFDGRVVVLGSEGVAPYDRPPLSKHLLDRTAPTWLTDEVGADLVTLADEVHLSRPARGVRVTGDRPAVATDVGDLDADALVVATGARAVLPAGWQAALTLHTWADAEVLRAAVGAGRRLVVVGAGWIGAEVAGVVAAAGGEVTVVEAATTPLSAALGASVGALTAPWYAAAGVRLLTGAQVVDVQPDRVRLADGTELVADAVLAAVGARPATAWLGDALPREPDGALRVDETLAVIGAPRHVRAVGDVTLRRSPRHGWVPGGHWDGALRTPAVLAADLLGAGGPVDDPAPYVFSTQLGHELALFGLPEPGDDVELRGDPADGGGWTALWFRPGTGTCSAVLTVDRPRDVGAARRLFGAATLPELDRDTARDAGRGLREAALV, from the coding sequence GTGACGTCCCGGACGACAGCCGCCGCACCCGCCCACCGCTCCGCGGCGCGGACCGCGCCCGAGGAGTCCGGCGCCACCGGGGTGCCGCCGCGCGAGGTGCTCGTGGTCGGGGCCGGGCTCGCGGCGACGCAGACCGTGGCGGCGCTGCGCGAGCGCGGCTTCGACGGGCGCGTCGTGGTCCTCGGCAGCGAGGGCGTCGCGCCCTACGACCGTCCCCCGCTGTCCAAGCACCTGCTCGACCGCACGGCCCCGACGTGGCTCACCGACGAGGTCGGGGCTGACCTGGTGACGCTCGCCGACGAGGTCCACCTGTCCCGGCCCGCCCGCGGCGTGCGCGTCACGGGCGACCGGCCCGCGGTGGCGACGGACGTCGGTGACCTCGACGCCGACGCGCTCGTCGTCGCGACGGGCGCGCGCGCCGTGCTGCCCGCCGGCTGGCAGGCCGCCCTCACGCTGCACACGTGGGCGGACGCCGAGGTGCTCCGCGCCGCGGTGGGCGCGGGCCGGCGGCTCGTCGTCGTCGGCGCGGGCTGGATCGGCGCCGAGGTCGCGGGCGTGGTCGCGGCCGCGGGCGGCGAGGTGACGGTCGTCGAGGCCGCGACGACGCCGCTGTCCGCGGCGCTGGGGGCGTCGGTGGGTGCGCTGACGGCCCCCTGGTACGCGGCCGCGGGCGTCCGGCTGCTCACCGGAGCCCAGGTCGTCGACGTGCAGCCCGACCGCGTGCGGCTCGCCGACGGCACCGAGCTCGTCGCCGACGCAGTCCTCGCCGCGGTCGGTGCACGCCCGGCGACCGCGTGGCTCGGCGACGCGCTGCCACGGGAGCCCGACGGCGCGCTGCGCGTCGACGAGACGCTCGCCGTCATCGGGGCGCCGCGGCACGTCCGCGCGGTCGGCGACGTCACGCTGCGCCGGTCGCCGCGCCACGGGTGGGTGCCCGGCGGCCACTGGGACGGCGCGCTGCGCACCCCGGCCGTCCTCGCCGCCGACCTGCTCGGCGCCGGCGGACCGGTCGACGACCCCGCGCCGTACGTGTTCTCGACGCAGCTCGGCCACGAGCTCGCGCTGTTCGGGCTCCCCGAGCCGGGCGATGACGTCGAGCTGCGCGGCGACCCCGCCGACGGTGGCGGCTGGACCGCCCTGTGGTTCCGCCCGGGGACCGGCACGTGCAGCGCCGTCCTCACCGTCGACCGGCCGAGGGACGTCGGGGCGGCCCGCCGGCTGTTCGGCGCCGCGACGCTGCCCGAGCTCGACCGCGACACCGCGCGCGACGCAGGTCGCGGGCTGCGGGAGGCCGCACTGGTCTGA
- a CDS encoding DUF167 domain-containing protein, with protein sequence MRVAIRVRPGASRTRVGGLHGDRLVVAVQARAVDGAATEAALGALADALGVRRRHVWLVSGATSRDKVVEVDDDAVPDDVEPRLASLRAG encoded by the coding sequence ATGCGCGTCGCGATCCGCGTGCGGCCCGGGGCGTCCCGCACCCGGGTGGGCGGCCTGCACGGCGACCGGCTCGTCGTCGCCGTGCAGGCGCGTGCGGTCGACGGTGCCGCGACGGAGGCGGCGCTCGGCGCGCTCGCCGACGCGCTGGGGGTGCGGCGCAGGCACGTGTGGTTGGTGTCGGGTGCGACGAGCCGCGACAAGGTCGTGGAGGTCGACGACGACGCCGTGCCGGACGACGTGGAGCCGCGGCTCGCGTCCTTGCGCGCCGGCTGA
- the purH gene encoding bifunctional phosphoribosylaminoimidazolecarboxamide formyltransferase/IMP cyclohydrolase: MSSVPAAATPSASDDATRRPVRRALVSVYDKTGLTDLAAALHAAGVEIVSTGSTAATVAATGVPVTRVEDLTGFPECLDGRVKTLHPRVHAGILADTRLPEHVAQLEELGVAPFELVVVNLYPFTATVASGASPDECVEQIDIGGPSMVRAAAKNHPSVAVVVDPARYDDVAAAVAAGGFTLAERRGLAAQAFGHTAAYDVAVAGWFASDYAPDASDDAFPAFTGATWTRSDVLRYGENPHQAAALYVTADGAAGRGLAGARQLHGKQMSYNNYVDADAAWRAAHDHDGPAVAIIKHANPCGIAVGSDVADAHAKAHACDPVSAFGGVIATNRPLTLAAAEQIAPVFTEVVVAPEFEPEAVEVLTRKKNVRLLQVTPLDAAAVATEQRAVTGGLLVQQVDRVDASGDDPTTWTLAAGEAADDATLADLVFAWRAVRAVKSNAILLADGGASVGVGMGQVNRVDSCRLAVERANTGDVERARGAVAASDAFFPFADGLQVLLDAGVRAVVQPGGSVRDEEVVAAAQAAGVTLYLTGTRHFAH, translated from the coding sequence ATGTCCTCCGTGCCCGCCGCCGCGACCCCCTCCGCCTCCGACGACGCGACGCGCCGTCCCGTGCGTCGCGCGCTCGTCAGCGTCTACGACAAGACCGGCCTGACCGACCTCGCCGCCGCGCTGCACGCCGCGGGTGTCGAGATCGTCTCCACCGGCTCGACGGCCGCGACCGTCGCCGCGACCGGTGTGCCCGTGACCCGCGTCGAGGACCTCACCGGGTTCCCCGAGTGCCTCGACGGGCGCGTCAAGACGCTGCACCCCCGCGTGCACGCCGGGATCCTCGCCGACACGCGCCTGCCCGAGCACGTCGCGCAGCTCGAGGAGCTCGGCGTCGCGCCGTTCGAGCTGGTCGTCGTCAACCTCTACCCGTTCACGGCCACCGTCGCGTCGGGCGCGAGCCCCGACGAGTGCGTCGAGCAGATCGACATCGGCGGCCCGTCGATGGTCCGCGCGGCGGCGAAGAACCACCCGAGCGTCGCGGTGGTCGTCGACCCGGCCCGGTACGACGACGTCGCGGCTGCCGTGGCCGCGGGCGGGTTCACGCTCGCCGAGCGGCGGGGTCTGGCCGCGCAGGCGTTCGGCCACACGGCCGCGTACGACGTGGCCGTGGCCGGCTGGTTCGCGTCGGACTACGCGCCCGACGCGTCGGACGACGCGTTCCCCGCTTTCACCGGGGCGACCTGGACGCGGTCCGACGTGCTCCGCTACGGGGAGAACCCGCACCAGGCGGCAGCGCTCTACGTGACCGCCGACGGTGCGGCGGGCCGCGGGCTCGCGGGTGCGCGGCAGCTGCACGGCAAGCAGATGTCGTACAACAACTACGTCGACGCCGACGCCGCGTGGCGCGCCGCGCACGACCACGACGGCCCGGCCGTCGCGATCATCAAGCACGCGAACCCCTGCGGCATCGCCGTCGGCTCGGACGTCGCCGACGCGCACGCCAAGGCGCACGCGTGCGACCCGGTCTCCGCGTTCGGCGGCGTCATCGCCACGAACCGCCCGCTGACCCTCGCGGCGGCGGAGCAGATCGCGCCCGTGTTCACCGAGGTCGTCGTCGCGCCGGAGTTCGAGCCCGAGGCCGTCGAGGTGCTGACCCGCAAGAAGAACGTCCGTCTGCTGCAGGTGACGCCGCTCGACGCCGCCGCGGTCGCGACCGAGCAGCGCGCCGTGACGGGCGGCCTGCTGGTGCAGCAGGTCGACCGCGTCGACGCGTCGGGCGACGACCCGACGACGTGGACGCTCGCCGCGGGCGAGGCGGCCGACGACGCGACGCTCGCCGACCTGGTGTTCGCGTGGCGCGCGGTGCGCGCGGTGAAGTCGAACGCGATCCTGCTCGCGGACGGCGGCGCGTCCGTCGGCGTCGGGATGGGACAGGTCAATCGCGTGGACTCGTGCCGCCTCGCCGTCGAGCGGGCCAACACGGGCGACGTCGAGCGGGCGCGCGGCGCGGTCGCGGCGTCGGACGCGTTCTTCCCGTTCGCCGACGGGCTCCAGGTGCTGCTCGACGCGGGCGTGCGCGCGGTCGTCCAGCCCGGTGGGTCCGTGCGCGACGAGGAGGTCGTCGCGGCGGCGCAGGCCGCGGGCGTGACGCTCTACCTCACGGGCACGCGTCACTTCGCGCACTGA
- a CDS encoding NADP-dependent isocitrate dehydrogenase — translation MAKIKVVGPVVELDGDEMTRIIWQFIKDRLIHPYLDIDLRYYDLSIQNRDATDDQVTIDAAHAIKEHGVGVKCATITPDEARVEEFGLKKMWVSPNGTIRNILGGVVFREPIIISNIPRLVPGWNKPIIIGRHAHGDQYKATNFKVPGAGTLTLTYTPADGSEPIHQTVVTYPAEGGVAMGMYNFNESIRDFARASFAYGLQRGYPVYLSTKNTILKAYDGQFKDIFQEVFDTEFKAEFDAAGLTYEHRLIDDMVAAAMKWEGGYVWACKNYDGDVQSDTVAQGFGSLGLMTSVLMTPDGKTVEAEAAHGTVTRHYRQYQAGKPTSTNPIASIFAWTGGLKHRGKLDSTPEVTQFAETLEDVVIKTVESGKMTKDLALLIGPDQAWLTTEEFLAALDENLQARLG, via the coding sequence ATGGCGAAGATCAAGGTCGTCGGCCCGGTCGTCGAGCTCGACGGCGACGAGATGACGCGCATCATCTGGCAGTTCATCAAGGACCGCCTGATCCACCCGTACCTCGACATCGACCTGCGCTACTACGACCTGTCGATCCAGAACCGCGACGCCACCGACGACCAGGTGACGATCGACGCGGCGCACGCCATCAAGGAGCACGGCGTCGGCGTCAAGTGCGCGACGATCACGCCCGACGAGGCGCGCGTCGAGGAGTTCGGCCTCAAGAAGATGTGGGTCTCGCCCAACGGCACGATCCGCAACATCCTCGGCGGCGTCGTCTTCCGCGAGCCGATCATCATCAGCAACATCCCGCGCCTGGTCCCGGGCTGGAACAAGCCGATCATCATCGGCCGTCACGCCCACGGCGACCAGTACAAGGCGACGAACTTCAAGGTCCCGGGCGCGGGCACGCTGACCCTCACCTACACGCCGGCCGACGGCTCGGAGCCGATCCACCAGACGGTCGTGACGTACCCGGCCGAGGGTGGCGTCGCGATGGGCATGTACAACTTCAACGAGTCGATCCGCGACTTCGCGCGCGCCTCGTTCGCGTACGGCCTGCAGCGCGGGTACCCGGTGTACCTGTCGACGAAGAACACGATCCTCAAGGCCTACGACGGCCAGTTCAAGGACATCTTCCAGGAGGTGTTCGACACCGAGTTCAAGGCGGAGTTCGACGCCGCCGGGCTGACCTACGAGCACCGCCTCATCGACGACATGGTCGCCGCGGCCATGAAGTGGGAGGGCGGCTACGTCTGGGCGTGCAAGAACTACGACGGCGACGTGCAGTCCGACACCGTCGCGCAGGGCTTCGGCTCGCTCGGCCTCATGACGTCGGTCCTCATGACCCCGGACGGCAAGACCGTCGAGGCGGAGGCCGCGCACGGCACCGTCACGCGCCACTACCGCCAGTACCAGGCGGGCAAGCCCACGTCGACCAACCCGATCGCGTCGATCTTCGCGTGGACCGGCGGCCTCAAGCACCGCGGCAAGCTGGACTCGACGCCCGAGGTCACGCAGTTCGCCGAGACCCTCGAGGACGTCGTCATCAAGACCGTCGAGAGCGGCAAGATGACGAAGGACCTCGCGCTGCTCATCGGCCCGGACCAGGCCTGGCTGACGACCGAGGAGTTCCTCGCCGCGCTCGACGAGAACCTCCAGGCGCGCCTGGGCTGA
- a CDS encoding malate dehydrogenase produces the protein MPASQPVNVTVTGAAGQIGYALLFRVASGQLLGPDTPVRLRLLEVPQAVKAAEGTAMELDDCAFPLLAGIDIHDDATAAFDGVNVALLVGARPRTAGMERGDLLSANGGIFGPQGAAINAGAADDVRVLVVGNPANTNAWIAAQHAPDVPAARFTAMTRLDHNRAVAQLAARTGASVDDIRRVAIWGNHSATQYPDVSHATIGFRPAREAVGDDAWLSDTFIPTVAKRGAAIIEARGASSAASAANAAIDHVHTWVHGTPEGDWTSAGIVSDGSYGVPEGLVSSFPVTSSGGEWQIVPDLDIDDASRARIDASVAELVEEREAVRALGLV, from the coding sequence GTGCCCGCCAGCCAGCCTGTCAACGTCACCGTCACGGGAGCCGCCGGCCAGATCGGCTACGCGCTGCTGTTCCGGGTCGCGTCCGGACAGCTGCTCGGCCCCGACACACCCGTCCGGCTCCGGCTGCTCGAGGTCCCGCAGGCCGTCAAGGCCGCCGAGGGCACCGCGATGGAGCTCGACGACTGCGCGTTCCCGCTGCTCGCGGGCATCGACATCCACGACGACGCGACCGCCGCGTTCGACGGCGTGAACGTCGCGCTGCTCGTCGGCGCGCGTCCGCGCACCGCGGGCATGGAGCGTGGCGACCTGCTGTCCGCCAACGGCGGGATCTTCGGCCCGCAGGGTGCGGCGATCAACGCGGGCGCGGCGGACGACGTGCGCGTCCTGGTCGTCGGCAACCCGGCCAACACGAACGCGTGGATCGCCGCGCAGCACGCCCCCGACGTGCCCGCCGCGCGCTTCACGGCGATGACGCGGCTGGACCACAACCGGGCCGTCGCGCAGCTCGCCGCCCGCACGGGCGCGTCCGTCGACGACATCCGCCGGGTCGCCATCTGGGGCAACCACTCGGCGACGCAGTACCCCGACGTGTCGCACGCGACGATCGGTTTCCGGCCCGCGCGCGAGGCCGTGGGCGACGACGCGTGGCTGAGCGACACGTTCATCCCGACCGTCGCCAAGCGGGGCGCCGCGATCATCGAGGCGCGCGGCGCGTCGTCGGCCGCGTCGGCGGCGAACGCCGCGATCGACCACGTGCACACGTGGGTGCACGGCACGCCCGAGGGCGACTGGACCTCGGCGGGCATCGTGTCCGACGGGTCGTACGGGGTGCCCGAGGGGCTCGTCTCCTCGTTCCCGGTGACCTCGTCGGGCGGCGAGTGGCAGATCGTGCCCGACCTCGACATCGACGACGCGTCGCGCGCGCGGATCGACGCGTCCGTCGCCGAGCTCGTCGAGGAGCGCGAGGCGGTCCGCGCGCTCGGCCTGGTCTGA